In Primulina huaijiensis isolate GDHJ02 chromosome 6, ASM1229523v2, whole genome shotgun sequence, a single window of DNA contains:
- the LOC140979787 gene encoding MLO-like protein 6 isoform X1, translating into MLLGFISLLLTVGQNLIAEICISEEAAATWHPCSKRQESEKYPETTLLDGKGRKLLTTDGGDGDGAHRRFLASAKTEKCGAEGKVTFVSAYGIHQLHIFIFVLAIFHVLYCIITLALGRLKMRRWKAWEKETRTAEYQFSNDPERFRFARETSFGRRHMSFWSKTPLSLWIVCFFRQFVRSVPKVDYLTLRHGFIMAHLAPHSQTNFDFQKYIKRSLEEDFKVVVGISPPIWFFAVLFLLFNTHGWYSYFWLPFIPLIIILLVGTKLQVIITKMGLSIQERGEVVKGVPVVQPGDDLFWFNRPRLILYLINFVLFQNAFQMAFFVWTTYEFGLRSCFHEHVEDIVIRISMGILIQILCSYVTLPLYALVTQMGSSMRPTIFNERIATALRNWHHTAKKHIKHNKHSTSVTPMSSMPPTPSHGMSPVHLLRNHKSDMDSLQTSPHKSSYYLEHWDPEGSPSPTHFHKGDGSSAFQHHVELGHYMVQEEEINLDHGSSQVAPLPLPSNERVEVNFDGRKDFSFEKRTKA; encoded by the exons ATGCTGCTGGGATTCATCTCCTTACTGCTGACGGTCGGACAAAATCTTATTGCCGAGATATGCATATCGGAGGAAGCGGCTGCCACGTGGCATCCATGCAGCAAGAGGCAAGAATCAGAAAAATACCCCGAGACGACTCTCCTGGACGGAAAGGGCCGGAAACTTCTGACCACTGACGGCGGAGACGGCGACGGCGCTCATCGGAGATTCTTGGCCTctgccaaaactgaaaaatGTGGAGCCGAG GGAAAAGTGACATTTGTTTCTGCATATGGAATCCATCAGCTGCACATTTTCATCTTTGTTCTTGCTATTTTCCATGTCCTCTACTGTATTATCACTTTAGCCTTGGGAAGATTGAAG atGAGGAGATGGAAAGCATGggaaaaagaaacaagaacggCTGAATACCAATTTTCAAATG ATCCGGAGAGATTCAGGTTCGCTAGAGAAACATCATTCGGAAGGAGACACATGAGCTTCTGGAGCAAAACGCCCCTTTCTCTTTGGATT gttTGTTTTTTTAGACAATTCGTACGATCTGTGCCCAAAGTTGATTACTTGACTCTCCGCCATGGATTTATCATG GCGCACTTGGCTCCACACAGCcaaacaaattttgattttcagaaGTATATCAAGAGGTCATTAGAAGAAGACTTCAAAGTTGTGGTTGGAATAAG TCCACCAATCTGGTTTTTTGCCGTGCTGTTCTTACTCTTCAACACTCACG GCTGGTACTCATATTTTTGGTTACCATTCATCCCATTGATT ATTATATTGCTTGTGGGAACAAAGCTACAAGTGATAATAACAAAAATGGGACTTAGTATTCAAGAGCGCGGTGAAGTAGTTAAGGGAGTCCCCGTTGTTCAGCCAGGCGACGATCTTTTCTGGTTCAATCGCCCTCGACTCATTCTTTACCTAATTAATTTTGTGCTCTTCCAG AATGCATTTCAAATGGCGTTCTTCGTCTGGACAACA TATGAATTTGGGCTAAGATCTTGTTTCCATGAGCATGTGGAGGACATCGTAATCAGAATTTCAATGGG GATTCTGATCCAGATTTTGTGTAGCTATGTCACACTCCCTTTATATGCCCTTGTGACTCAG ATGGGATCATCCATGAGACCAACTATATTCAACGAACGAATCGCGACCGCCCTAAGAAACTGGCACCACACAGCAAAGAAACACATCAAACACAACAAGCATTCGACATCTGTCACACCAATGTCAAGCATGCCCCCGACGCCTTCACACGGCATGTCGCCCGTTCATCTATTGCGCAACCACAAGAGTGATATGGACAGTCTCCAGACTTCACCTCACAAATCAAGCTACTATTTGGAACATTGGGACCCTGAGGGATCGCCATCTCCCACCCACTTTCATAAAGGTGACGGATCTTCGGCTTTTCAACATCATGTTGAGTTAGGACATTATATGGTTCAAGAGGAGGAGATCAACCTGGATCATGGTTCGTCCCAAGTTGCACCGTTGCCACTGCCATCGAATGAACGCGTAGAGGTAAATTTTGATGGGAGGAAGGATTTCTCATTCGAGAAGAGAACCAAAGCATGA
- the LOC140978876 gene encoding zinc finger protein JACKDAW-like: MATNRFICEVCNKGFQREQNLQLHRRGHNLPWKLKQRTNKEAVKRKVYICPVKTCVHNDPSRALGDLTGIKKHYSRKHGEKRWKCEKCEKKYAVQSDWKAHGKICGTREYKCDCGTIFSRKDSFITHRAFCDALAQQNARFSTPFPCPNLIPRNELMNGGFNVLQNSGRSRFPFMFKSELGGLESRNHQLDIDHLQKQPKFPMWAGNQIGNPSSNPNYLASSSTNLPELEQIASQNQLFSRGLKEEEEQENRLNLYETNSSAAQMFASAIFQKASQLGSTRSKNPEFFGTAGNNFGQMNSFSNMSSFNSLNQSRNELLFHQNTLGKADDLNGLIAASNGDHDGLLFDDFDSNPLLSSARNLDPFVLMPNGSSPGAGFGGGNGLTRDFLGVGASENRHFLQEYASMDSAMNNLNHYSRINH, from the exons ATGGCAACAAACAGGTTCATCTGTGAAGTCTGCAACAAGGGTTTTCAGAGGGAACAGAATCTGCAGCTACACAGAAGAGGACATAATCTCCCATGGAAACTCAAGCAAAGAACCAACAAAGAAGCAGTAAAAAGAAAGGTGTACATTTGCCCCGTAAAAACTTGTGTGCACAATGACCCTTCAAGGGCACTTGGAGATTTGACAGGTATTAAGAAACATTACAGCAGAAAACATGGTGAAAAGAGATGGAAATGCGAGAAATGCGAGAAAAAGTATGCCGTTCAATCCGATTGGAAAGCTCATGGCAAGATTTGTGGGACTAGAGAGTATAAATGTGACTGTGGGACTATCTTCTCGAG AAAGGATAGCTTCATCACTCACAGAGCCTTTTGTGATGCACTGGCACAACAAAATGCAAGATTTAGCACTCCGTTTCCTTGTCCAAATTTGATTCCAAGGAATGAATTGATGAATGGAGGATTTAATGTTCTTCAAAATTCTGGAAGATCCCGTTTTCCCTTCATGTTTAAGTCTGAATTGGGAGGATTGGAATCCAGAAATCATCAGCTGGATATTGATCATTTGCAAAAACAACCAAAGTTTCCAATGTGGGCAGGCAATCAGATTGGAAATCCAAGTAGTAATCCTAATTACTTGGCATCAAGTTCAACCAACCTACCAGAATTAGAGCAAATTGCTTCACAGAATCAATTGTTCAGTAGAGGACTAAAGGAGgaagaagaacaagaaaatAGGCTCAACTTGTATGAAACAAATAGTTCAGCAGCCCAGATGTTTGCTTCCGCGATATTTCAAAAGGCAAGTCAATTGGGGTCAACCAGAAGCAAAAACCCTGAATTCTTTGGGACAGCTGGCAATAATTTTGGACAAATGAACTCATTTTCCAACATGAGCAGCTTCAATTCTCTGAATCAAAGTAGGAACGAATTGTTGTTCCATCAAAATACTCTTGGAAAAGCTGACGACTTGAATGGATTAATAGCTGCCAGCAATGGAGACCACGACGGGCTGTTATTTGACGATTTTGATTCGAACCCATTATTGAGCAGCGCAAGAAACTTGGACCcttttgttttaatgccaaatgGTAGCTCTCCAGGCGCCGGGTTCGGAGGTGGAAATGGTCTCACAAGGGATTTTCTTGGAGTGGGAGCGAGTGAAAACAGGCATTTTTTGCAAGAATACGCTTCCATGGATTCCGCAATGAACAATTTGAACCATTACAGCAGAATCAATCACTGA
- the LOC140979787 gene encoding MLO-like protein 6 isoform X2 → MLLGFISLLLTVGQNLIAEICISEEAAATWHPCSKRQESEKYPETTLLDGKGRKLLTTDGGDGDGAHRRFLASAKTEKCGAEGKVTFVSAYGIHQLHIFIFVLAIFHVLYCIITLALGRLKMRRWKAWEKETRTAEYQFSNDPESFRFAREISFGRRHMSFWSKTPLSLWIVCFFRQFVRSVPKVDYLTLRHGFIMAHLAPHSQTNFDFQKYIKRSLEEDFKVVVGISPPIWFFAVLFLLFNTHGWYSYFWLPFIPLIIILLVGTKLQVIITKMGLSIQERGEVVKGVPVVQPGDDLFWFNRPRLILYLINFVLFQNAFQMAFFVWTTYEFGLRSCFHEHVEDIVIRISMGILIQILCSYVTLPLYALVTQMGSSMRPTIFNERIATALRNWHHTAKKHIKHNKHSTSVTPMSSMPPTPSHGMSPVHLLRNHKSDMDSLQTSPHKSSYYLEHWDPEGSPSPTHFHKGDGSSAFQHHVELGHYMVQEEEINLDHGSSQVAPLPLPSNERVEVNFDGRKDFSFEKRTKA, encoded by the exons ATGCTGCTGGGATTCATCTCCTTACTGCTGACGGTCGGACAAAATCTTATTGCCGAGATATGCATATCGGAGGAAGCGGCTGCCACGTGGCATCCATGCAGCAAGAGGCAAGAATCAGAAAAATACCCCGAGACGACTCTCCTGGACGGAAAGGGCCGGAAACTTCTGACCACTGACGGCGGAGACGGCGACGGCGCTCATCGGAGATTCTTGGCCTctgccaaaactgaaaaatGTGGAGCCGAG GGAAAAGTGACATTTGTTTCTGCATATGGAATCCATCAGCTGCACATTTTCATCTTTGTTCTTGCTATTTTCCATGTCCTCTACTGTATTATCACTTTAGCCTTGGGAAGATTGAAG atGAGGAGATGGAAAGCATGggaaaaagaaacaagaacggCTGAATACCAATTTTCAAATG ATCCGGAGAGTTTCAGGTTCGCTAGAGAAATATCATTCGGAAGGAGACACATGAGCTTCTGGAGCAAAACGCCTCTTTCTCTTTGGATT gttTGTTTTTTTAGACAATTCGTACGATCTGTGCCCAAAGTTGATTACTTGACTCTCCGCCATGGATTTATCATG GCGCACTTGGCTCCACACAGCcaaacaaattttgattttcagaaGTATATCAAGAGGTCATTAGAAGAAGACTTCAAAGTTGTGGTTGGAATAAG TCCACCAATCTGGTTTTTTGCCGTGCTGTTCTTACTCTTCAACACTCACG GCTGGTACTCATATTTTTGGTTACCATTCATCCCATTGATT ATTATATTGCTTGTGGGAACAAAGCTACAAGTGATAATAACAAAAATGGGACTTAGTATTCAAGAGCGCGGTGAAGTAGTTAAGGGAGTCCCCGTTGTTCAGCCAGGCGACGATCTTTTCTGGTTCAATCGCCCTCGACTCATTCTTTACCTAATTAATTTTGTGCTCTTCCAG AATGCATTTCAAATGGCGTTCTTCGTCTGGACAACA TATGAATTTGGGCTAAGATCTTGTTTCCATGAGCATGTGGAGGACATCGTAATCAGAATTTCAATGGG GATTCTGATCCAGATTTTGTGTAGCTATGTCACACTCCCTTTATATGCCCTTGTGACTCAG ATGGGATCATCCATGAGACCAACTATATTCAACGAACGAATCGCGACCGCCCTAAGAAACTGGCACCACACAGCAAAGAAACACATCAAACACAACAAGCATTCGACATCTGTCACACCAATGTCAAGCATGCCCCCGACGCCTTCACACGGCATGTCGCCCGTTCATCTATTGCGCAACCACAAGAGTGATATGGACAGTCTCCAGACTTCACCTCACAAATCAAGCTACTATTTGGAACATTGGGACCCTGAGGGATCGCCATCTCCCACCCACTTTCATAAAGGTGACGGATCTTCGGCTTTTCAACATCATGTTGAGTTAGGACATTATATGGTTCAAGAGGAGGAGATCAACCTGGATCATGGTTCGTCCCAAGTTGCACCGTTGCCACTGCCATCGAATGAACGCGTAGAGGTAAATTTTGATGGGAGGAAGGATTTCTCATTCGAGAAGAGAACCAAAGCATGA